The following proteins are encoded in a genomic region of Chaetodon auriga isolate fChaAug3 chromosome 8, fChaAug3.hap1, whole genome shotgun sequence:
- the cnot3a gene encoding CCR4-NOT transcription complex subunit 3a isoform X2, whose amino-acid sequence MADKRKLQGEIDRCLKKVAEGVEQFEDIWQKLHNAANANQKEKYEADLKKEIKKLQRLRDQIKTWVASNEIKDKRQLVENRKLIETQMERFKVVERETKTKAYSKEGLGLAQKVDPAQREKEETGQWLTNTIDTLNMQVDQFESEVESLSVQTRKKKGDKEKQDRIEELKRLIERHRFHIRMLETILRMLDNDSIAVDAIQKIKDDVEYYIDSSQDPDFEENEFLYDDLDLEDIPAALVATSPSGQGNVEDEMYLHSSSTPTSTTSSSPIPPSPATCTAENSEDDKKRGRSTDSEVSQSPVKNGTPSLLSSFSSSTTSGSSSSSSLVSMASVVGGISAVPTSSSLIGSFSSAVQQHQHQPAQQQQQQQPQPPNQPQQQQQPPSQTKPSIPSNNTPSPPSNPLLPASTAPSLPTPSTPISSAPNSQSQPTPGPTPASSLGLGLGLGLSKVGMTGTSSANQMAGLGLGGHPTPLNTMAGLISGSTPAPYAQAAASGGLGLSSTTQSSISVESSTSIPTSGSSGVTTNGAGTGLGLLGSSPAHSSLSGSILGLVPGQNVAPGASQVPPSSVSTTPGVVGMMGGNGGNVGVVGGVGVNAAPARPPSGLKQNGSTSYSAVVAESSTESALSTPSQSQSSQPSSLSSSTSQPMDNGPSLISSITLPPSSPSPSFSDSTPGGGSLLNGPHSYTQASESLKAPEPLSSLKAMAERAALGSGLDGEIPNLHLTDRDIFSGSSAAPGTPAAPQPSVSEVSIPPSLGVCPLGPTPLPKDQLYQQAMQESAWTHMPHPSDSERIRQYLMRNPCPTLPFHHQIPPHHSDSIEFYQRLSTETLFFIFYYLEGTKAQYLSAKALKKQSWRFHTKYMMWFQRHEEPKTITDEFEQGTYIYFDYEKWGQRKKEGFTFEYRYLEDRDLQ is encoded by the exons ATGGCTGACAAGAGAAAACTTCAAG GTGAGATCGACAGATGTTTGAAAAAAGTAGCTGAAGGTGTAGAACAGTTTGAAGACATTTGGCAAAAG CTCCACAATGCAGCCAATGCAAACCAGAAAGAAAAATACGAGGCTGACCTCaagaaagagattaaaaaacTACAG CGACTGAGAGATCAGATAAAAACATGGGTGGCCTCAAACGAGATCAAAGACAAAAGGCAGCTAGTCGAGAACCGCAAACTTATAGAGACG CAAATGGAGCGGTTCAAGGTTGTAGAAcgggaaacaaaaacaaaagcctaCTCTAAAGAAGGCCTGGGGCTCGCCCAGAAAGTGGATCCAGctcagagggaaaaggaggagacgGGACAGTGGCTAACA AACACGATAGACACTCTAAATATGCAGGTGGATCAGTTCGAAAGTGAGGTGGAATCTCTTTCGGTTCAGACGAGAAAAAAGAAAGGCGATAAAGAG AAGCAAGATCGCATTGAAGAGCTGAAGCGTTTGATTGAGAGGCATAGATTCCACATTCGCATGTTGGAGACCATTTTACGAATGCTGGACAATGACTCGATAGCAGTGGACGCTATTCAGAAGATCAAAGATGACGTTGAATACTACATTGATTCCTCCCAAGACCCGGACTTTGAGGAGAACGAGTTCCTGTATGATGACTTAGACCTGGAAGACATCC ctgcagcattagTTGCAACTTCTCCGTCAGGTCAGGGTAATGTGGAAGATGAAATGTATCTCCACTCCAGCAGCACTCCTacttccaccacctcctcttcacccatccctccatccccgGCCACTTGCACTGCT GAGAACTCAGAGGACGATAAGAAAAGGGGACGGTCGACAGACAGTGAAGTTAGTCAG TCACCTGTGAAGAACGGCACACCATCCTTGCtatcctccttctcttcctccaccacctctgggtcctcttcgtcctcctcccTTGTGTCCATGGCGAGTGTAGTCGGAGGCATTTCTGCGGTTCCCACAAGCAGCAGTCTTATAGGGAGCTTCAGCAGTGCGGTgcagcaacatcagcatcaacctgcacaacagcagcagcagcaacaacctCAGCCACCAAACCAAccgcagcagcaacagcagccgcCATCGCAGACAAAACCCTCTATCCCCTCAAACAACACCCCCAGCCCGCCCAGCAACCCTCTCCTCCCAGCCTCAACTGCCCCCTCTCTCCCCACGCCCAGCACACCCATTTCATCAGCTCCCAACTCTCAGTCTCAGCCCACACCTGGGCCCACCCCGGCATCCAGTTTGGGACTCGGGCTGGGGCTGGGATTGAGCAAGGTTGGCATGACGGGGACCAGCAGTGCCAACCAAATGGCTGGTTTAGGCCTGGGTGGGCACCCCACTCCTTTAAACACAATGGCAGGGCTCATTTCAGGCTCCACACCTGCCCCTTACGCTcaggcagcagcatcaggaggCTTGGGTCTGAGCAGCACCACCCAGTCCAGCATTTCAGTGGAGAGCAGCACTTCTATCCCCACCTCTGGCTCCAGTGGAGTCACCACCAACGGGGCGGGGACAGGGCTCGGTTTGCTCGGTTCCAGCCCTGCCCACAGCTCTTTGAGTGGGAGCATTCTGGGTCTGGTTCCTGGGCAAAACGTAGCCCCCGGTGCCTCTCAGGTGCCCCCGAGTTCTGTCAGCACTACCCCCGGAGTAGTTGGAATGATGGGAGGCAATGGAGGAAATGTCGGAGTGGTTGGGGGAGTAGGGGTGAACGCTGCTCCTGCTAGACCACCCAGTGGACTGAAGCAAAACGGAAGCACAA GTTACAGTGCTGTAGTGGCAGAGAGCTCCACAGAATCAGCTCTAAGCACACCGAGCCAGTCACAAAGCAGCCAACCCTCATCTCTCAGTTCTTCAACCAGTCAGCC GATGGACAACGGTCCCAGTTTAATCAGCTCCATCACCCTGCCTCCCAGCTCTCCGTCCCCCTCGTTCTCAGACAGCACACCTGGAGGAGGGAGTCTTCTCAACGGGCCTCACTCCTACACACAGGCCTCTGAGAGCCTCAAG GCTCCTGAGCCTCTCAGTTCTCTGAAGGCGATGGCTGAGAGAGCAGCGCTGGGATCAGGCCTGGACGGAGAGATTCCCAACCTGCACCTAACAGACAGAG ATATCTTCTCTGGTTCATCTGCAGCGCCCGGCACACCCGCCGCCCCTCAGCCGTCCGTGTCGGAAGTCAGCATCCCCCCCTCGCTCGGGGTCTGTCCGCTTGGCCCCACCCCTCTCCCCAAAGACCAGCTCTACCAGCAGGCCATGCAGGAGTCCGCGTGGACACACATGCCACACCCCTCCGACTCCGAGAGGATCAG GCAATACCTGATGAGGAATCCGTGTCCCACCTTGCCCTTCCATCATCAGATACCGCCGCACCACTCTGACTCCATAGAGTTCTACCAGAGACTGTCCACAGAAACACTCTTTTTCATCTTCTACTACCTGGAG GGCACCAAGGCTCAGTATCTGTCTGCCAAGGCTCTGAAGAAACAGTCATGGAGGTTTCACACCAAGTACATGATGTGGTTCCAGAGGCACGAGGAGCCCAAGACTATCACTGACGAGTTTGAACAG GGCACTTACATTTACTTCGACTATGAGAAATGGGgccagaggaagaaagaggggtTCACCTTCGAGTACAGGTACCTCGAGGACAGAGACCTGCAGTGA
- the cnot3a gene encoding CCR4-NOT transcription complex subunit 3a isoform X4, with protein sequence MADKRKLQGEIDRCLKKVAEGVEQFEDIWQKLHNAANANQKEKYEADLKKEIKKLQRLRDQIKTWVASNEIKDKRQLVENRKLIETQMERFKVVERETKTKAYSKEGLGLAQKVDPAQREKEETGQWLTNTIDTLNMQVDQFESEVESLSVQTRKKKGDKEKQDRIEELKRLIERHRFHIRMLETILRMLDNDSIAVDAIQKIKDDVEYYIDSSQDPDFEENEFLYDDLDLEDIPAALVATSPSGQGNVEDEMYLHSSSTPTSTTSSSPIPPSPATCTASPVKNGTPSLLSSFSSSTTSGSSSSSSLVSMASVVGGISAVPTSSSLIGSFSSAVQQHQHQPAQQQQQQQPQPPNQPQQQQQPPSQTKPSIPSNNTPSPPSNPLLPASTAPSLPTPSTPISSAPNSQSQPTPGPTPASSLGLGLGLGLSKVGMTGTSSANQMAGLGLGGHPTPLNTMAGLISGSTPAPYAQAAASGGLGLSSTTQSSISVESSTSIPTSGSSGVTTNGAGTGLGLLGSSPAHSSLSGSILGLVPGQNVAPGASQVPPSSVSTTPGVVGMMGGNGGNVGVVGGVGVNAAPARPPSGLKQNGSTSYSAVVAESSTESALSTPSQSQSSQPSSLSSSTSQPMDNGPSLISSITLPPSSPSPSFSDSTPGGGSLLNGPHSYTQASESLKAPEPLSSLKAMAERAALGSGLDGEIPNLHLTDRDIFSGSSAAPGTPAAPQPSVSEVSIPPSLGVCPLGPTPLPKDQLYQQAMQESAWTHMPHPSDSERIRQYLMRNPCPTLPFHHQIPPHHSDSIEFYQRLSTETLFFIFYYLEGTKAQYLSAKALKKQSWRFHTKYMMWFQRHEEPKTITDEFEQGTYIYFDYEKWGQRKKEGFTFEYRYLEDRDLQ encoded by the exons ATGGCTGACAAGAGAAAACTTCAAG GTGAGATCGACAGATGTTTGAAAAAAGTAGCTGAAGGTGTAGAACAGTTTGAAGACATTTGGCAAAAG CTCCACAATGCAGCCAATGCAAACCAGAAAGAAAAATACGAGGCTGACCTCaagaaagagattaaaaaacTACAG CGACTGAGAGATCAGATAAAAACATGGGTGGCCTCAAACGAGATCAAAGACAAAAGGCAGCTAGTCGAGAACCGCAAACTTATAGAGACG CAAATGGAGCGGTTCAAGGTTGTAGAAcgggaaacaaaaacaaaagcctaCTCTAAAGAAGGCCTGGGGCTCGCCCAGAAAGTGGATCCAGctcagagggaaaaggaggagacgGGACAGTGGCTAACA AACACGATAGACACTCTAAATATGCAGGTGGATCAGTTCGAAAGTGAGGTGGAATCTCTTTCGGTTCAGACGAGAAAAAAGAAAGGCGATAAAGAG AAGCAAGATCGCATTGAAGAGCTGAAGCGTTTGATTGAGAGGCATAGATTCCACATTCGCATGTTGGAGACCATTTTACGAATGCTGGACAATGACTCGATAGCAGTGGACGCTATTCAGAAGATCAAAGATGACGTTGAATACTACATTGATTCCTCCCAAGACCCGGACTTTGAGGAGAACGAGTTCCTGTATGATGACTTAGACCTGGAAGACATCC ctgcagcattagTTGCAACTTCTCCGTCAGGTCAGGGTAATGTGGAAGATGAAATGTATCTCCACTCCAGCAGCACTCCTacttccaccacctcctcttcacccatccctccatccccgGCCACTTGCACTGCT TCACCTGTGAAGAACGGCACACCATCCTTGCtatcctccttctcttcctccaccacctctgggtcctcttcgtcctcctcccTTGTGTCCATGGCGAGTGTAGTCGGAGGCATTTCTGCGGTTCCCACAAGCAGCAGTCTTATAGGGAGCTTCAGCAGTGCGGTgcagcaacatcagcatcaacctgcacaacagcagcagcagcaacaacctCAGCCACCAAACCAAccgcagcagcaacagcagccgcCATCGCAGACAAAACCCTCTATCCCCTCAAACAACACCCCCAGCCCGCCCAGCAACCCTCTCCTCCCAGCCTCAACTGCCCCCTCTCTCCCCACGCCCAGCACACCCATTTCATCAGCTCCCAACTCTCAGTCTCAGCCCACACCTGGGCCCACCCCGGCATCCAGTTTGGGACTCGGGCTGGGGCTGGGATTGAGCAAGGTTGGCATGACGGGGACCAGCAGTGCCAACCAAATGGCTGGTTTAGGCCTGGGTGGGCACCCCACTCCTTTAAACACAATGGCAGGGCTCATTTCAGGCTCCACACCTGCCCCTTACGCTcaggcagcagcatcaggaggCTTGGGTCTGAGCAGCACCACCCAGTCCAGCATTTCAGTGGAGAGCAGCACTTCTATCCCCACCTCTGGCTCCAGTGGAGTCACCACCAACGGGGCGGGGACAGGGCTCGGTTTGCTCGGTTCCAGCCCTGCCCACAGCTCTTTGAGTGGGAGCATTCTGGGTCTGGTTCCTGGGCAAAACGTAGCCCCCGGTGCCTCTCAGGTGCCCCCGAGTTCTGTCAGCACTACCCCCGGAGTAGTTGGAATGATGGGAGGCAATGGAGGAAATGTCGGAGTGGTTGGGGGAGTAGGGGTGAACGCTGCTCCTGCTAGACCACCCAGTGGACTGAAGCAAAACGGAAGCACAA GTTACAGTGCTGTAGTGGCAGAGAGCTCCACAGAATCAGCTCTAAGCACACCGAGCCAGTCACAAAGCAGCCAACCCTCATCTCTCAGTTCTTCAACCAGTCAGCC GATGGACAACGGTCCCAGTTTAATCAGCTCCATCACCCTGCCTCCCAGCTCTCCGTCCCCCTCGTTCTCAGACAGCACACCTGGAGGAGGGAGTCTTCTCAACGGGCCTCACTCCTACACACAGGCCTCTGAGAGCCTCAAG GCTCCTGAGCCTCTCAGTTCTCTGAAGGCGATGGCTGAGAGAGCAGCGCTGGGATCAGGCCTGGACGGAGAGATTCCCAACCTGCACCTAACAGACAGAG ATATCTTCTCTGGTTCATCTGCAGCGCCCGGCACACCCGCCGCCCCTCAGCCGTCCGTGTCGGAAGTCAGCATCCCCCCCTCGCTCGGGGTCTGTCCGCTTGGCCCCACCCCTCTCCCCAAAGACCAGCTCTACCAGCAGGCCATGCAGGAGTCCGCGTGGACACACATGCCACACCCCTCCGACTCCGAGAGGATCAG GCAATACCTGATGAGGAATCCGTGTCCCACCTTGCCCTTCCATCATCAGATACCGCCGCACCACTCTGACTCCATAGAGTTCTACCAGAGACTGTCCACAGAAACACTCTTTTTCATCTTCTACTACCTGGAG GGCACCAAGGCTCAGTATCTGTCTGCCAAGGCTCTGAAGAAACAGTCATGGAGGTTTCACACCAAGTACATGATGTGGTTCCAGAGGCACGAGGAGCCCAAGACTATCACTGACGAGTTTGAACAG GGCACTTACATTTACTTCGACTATGAGAAATGGGgccagaggaagaaagaggggtTCACCTTCGAGTACAGGTACCTCGAGGACAGAGACCTGCAGTGA
- the cnot3a gene encoding CCR4-NOT transcription complex subunit 3a isoform X3: MADKRKLQGEIDRCLKKVAEGVEQFEDIWQKLHNAANANQKEKYEADLKKEIKKLQRLRDQIKTWVASNEIKDKRQLVENRKLIETQMERFKVVERETKTKAYSKEGLGLAQKVDPAQREKEETGQWLTNTIDTLNMQVDQFESEVESLSVQTRKKKGDKEKQDRIEELKRLIERHRFHIRMLETILRMLDNDSIAVDAIQKIKDDVEYYIDSSQDPDFEENEFLYDDLDLEDIPAALVATSPSGQGNVEDEMYLHSSSTPTSTTSSSPIPPSPATCTASPVKNGTPSLLSSFSSSTTSGSSSSSSLVSMASVVGGISAVPTSSSLIGSFSSAVQQHQHQPAQQQQQQQPQPPNQPQQQQQPPSQTKPSIPSNNTPSPPSNPLLPASTAPSLPTPSTPISSAPNSQSQPTPGPTPASSLGLGLGLGLSKVGMTGTSSANQMAGLGLGGHPTPLNTMAGLISGSTPAPYAQAAASGGLGLSSTTQSSISVESSTSIPTSGSSGVTTNGAGTGLGLLGSSPAHSSLSGSILGLVPGQNVAPGASQVPPSSVSTTPGVVGMMGGNGGNVGVVGGVGVNAAPARPPSGLKQNGSTSYSAVVAESSTESALSTPSQSQSSQPSSLSSSTSQPMDNGPSLISSITLPPSSPSPSFSDSTPGGGSLLNGPHSYTQASESLKAPEPLSSLKAMAERAALGSGLDGEIPNLHLTDRGRNDIFSGSSAAPGTPAAPQPSVSEVSIPPSLGVCPLGPTPLPKDQLYQQAMQESAWTHMPHPSDSERIRQYLMRNPCPTLPFHHQIPPHHSDSIEFYQRLSTETLFFIFYYLEGTKAQYLSAKALKKQSWRFHTKYMMWFQRHEEPKTITDEFEQGTYIYFDYEKWGQRKKEGFTFEYRYLEDRDLQ, encoded by the exons ATGGCTGACAAGAGAAAACTTCAAG GTGAGATCGACAGATGTTTGAAAAAAGTAGCTGAAGGTGTAGAACAGTTTGAAGACATTTGGCAAAAG CTCCACAATGCAGCCAATGCAAACCAGAAAGAAAAATACGAGGCTGACCTCaagaaagagattaaaaaacTACAG CGACTGAGAGATCAGATAAAAACATGGGTGGCCTCAAACGAGATCAAAGACAAAAGGCAGCTAGTCGAGAACCGCAAACTTATAGAGACG CAAATGGAGCGGTTCAAGGTTGTAGAAcgggaaacaaaaacaaaagcctaCTCTAAAGAAGGCCTGGGGCTCGCCCAGAAAGTGGATCCAGctcagagggaaaaggaggagacgGGACAGTGGCTAACA AACACGATAGACACTCTAAATATGCAGGTGGATCAGTTCGAAAGTGAGGTGGAATCTCTTTCGGTTCAGACGAGAAAAAAGAAAGGCGATAAAGAG AAGCAAGATCGCATTGAAGAGCTGAAGCGTTTGATTGAGAGGCATAGATTCCACATTCGCATGTTGGAGACCATTTTACGAATGCTGGACAATGACTCGATAGCAGTGGACGCTATTCAGAAGATCAAAGATGACGTTGAATACTACATTGATTCCTCCCAAGACCCGGACTTTGAGGAGAACGAGTTCCTGTATGATGACTTAGACCTGGAAGACATCC ctgcagcattagTTGCAACTTCTCCGTCAGGTCAGGGTAATGTGGAAGATGAAATGTATCTCCACTCCAGCAGCACTCCTacttccaccacctcctcttcacccatccctccatccccgGCCACTTGCACTGCT TCACCTGTGAAGAACGGCACACCATCCTTGCtatcctccttctcttcctccaccacctctgggtcctcttcgtcctcctcccTTGTGTCCATGGCGAGTGTAGTCGGAGGCATTTCTGCGGTTCCCACAAGCAGCAGTCTTATAGGGAGCTTCAGCAGTGCGGTgcagcaacatcagcatcaacctgcacaacagcagcagcagcaacaacctCAGCCACCAAACCAAccgcagcagcaacagcagccgcCATCGCAGACAAAACCCTCTATCCCCTCAAACAACACCCCCAGCCCGCCCAGCAACCCTCTCCTCCCAGCCTCAACTGCCCCCTCTCTCCCCACGCCCAGCACACCCATTTCATCAGCTCCCAACTCTCAGTCTCAGCCCACACCTGGGCCCACCCCGGCATCCAGTTTGGGACTCGGGCTGGGGCTGGGATTGAGCAAGGTTGGCATGACGGGGACCAGCAGTGCCAACCAAATGGCTGGTTTAGGCCTGGGTGGGCACCCCACTCCTTTAAACACAATGGCAGGGCTCATTTCAGGCTCCACACCTGCCCCTTACGCTcaggcagcagcatcaggaggCTTGGGTCTGAGCAGCACCACCCAGTCCAGCATTTCAGTGGAGAGCAGCACTTCTATCCCCACCTCTGGCTCCAGTGGAGTCACCACCAACGGGGCGGGGACAGGGCTCGGTTTGCTCGGTTCCAGCCCTGCCCACAGCTCTTTGAGTGGGAGCATTCTGGGTCTGGTTCCTGGGCAAAACGTAGCCCCCGGTGCCTCTCAGGTGCCCCCGAGTTCTGTCAGCACTACCCCCGGAGTAGTTGGAATGATGGGAGGCAATGGAGGAAATGTCGGAGTGGTTGGGGGAGTAGGGGTGAACGCTGCTCCTGCTAGACCACCCAGTGGACTGAAGCAAAACGGAAGCACAA GTTACAGTGCTGTAGTGGCAGAGAGCTCCACAGAATCAGCTCTAAGCACACCGAGCCAGTCACAAAGCAGCCAACCCTCATCTCTCAGTTCTTCAACCAGTCAGCC GATGGACAACGGTCCCAGTTTAATCAGCTCCATCACCCTGCCTCCCAGCTCTCCGTCCCCCTCGTTCTCAGACAGCACACCTGGAGGAGGGAGTCTTCTCAACGGGCCTCACTCCTACACACAGGCCTCTGAGAGCCTCAAG GCTCCTGAGCCTCTCAGTTCTCTGAAGGCGATGGCTGAGAGAGCAGCGCTGGGATCAGGCCTGGACGGAGAGATTCCCAACCTGCACCTAACAGACAGAGGTCGGAACG ATATCTTCTCTGGTTCATCTGCAGCGCCCGGCACACCCGCCGCCCCTCAGCCGTCCGTGTCGGAAGTCAGCATCCCCCCCTCGCTCGGGGTCTGTCCGCTTGGCCCCACCCCTCTCCCCAAAGACCAGCTCTACCAGCAGGCCATGCAGGAGTCCGCGTGGACACACATGCCACACCCCTCCGACTCCGAGAGGATCAG GCAATACCTGATGAGGAATCCGTGTCCCACCTTGCCCTTCCATCATCAGATACCGCCGCACCACTCTGACTCCATAGAGTTCTACCAGAGACTGTCCACAGAAACACTCTTTTTCATCTTCTACTACCTGGAG GGCACCAAGGCTCAGTATCTGTCTGCCAAGGCTCTGAAGAAACAGTCATGGAGGTTTCACACCAAGTACATGATGTGGTTCCAGAGGCACGAGGAGCCCAAGACTATCACTGACGAGTTTGAACAG GGCACTTACATTTACTTCGACTATGAGAAATGGGgccagaggaagaaagaggggtTCACCTTCGAGTACAGGTACCTCGAGGACAGAGACCTGCAGTGA
- the cnot3a gene encoding CCR4-NOT transcription complex subunit 3a isoform X1 — protein MADKRKLQGEIDRCLKKVAEGVEQFEDIWQKLHNAANANQKEKYEADLKKEIKKLQRLRDQIKTWVASNEIKDKRQLVENRKLIETQMERFKVVERETKTKAYSKEGLGLAQKVDPAQREKEETGQWLTNTIDTLNMQVDQFESEVESLSVQTRKKKGDKEKQDRIEELKRLIERHRFHIRMLETILRMLDNDSIAVDAIQKIKDDVEYYIDSSQDPDFEENEFLYDDLDLEDIPAALVATSPSGQGNVEDEMYLHSSSTPTSTTSSSPIPPSPATCTAENSEDDKKRGRSTDSEVSQSPVKNGTPSLLSSFSSSTTSGSSSSSSLVSMASVVGGISAVPTSSSLIGSFSSAVQQHQHQPAQQQQQQQPQPPNQPQQQQQPPSQTKPSIPSNNTPSPPSNPLLPASTAPSLPTPSTPISSAPNSQSQPTPGPTPASSLGLGLGLGLSKVGMTGTSSANQMAGLGLGGHPTPLNTMAGLISGSTPAPYAQAAASGGLGLSSTTQSSISVESSTSIPTSGSSGVTTNGAGTGLGLLGSSPAHSSLSGSILGLVPGQNVAPGASQVPPSSVSTTPGVVGMMGGNGGNVGVVGGVGVNAAPARPPSGLKQNGSTSYSAVVAESSTESALSTPSQSQSSQPSSLSSSTSQPMDNGPSLISSITLPPSSPSPSFSDSTPGGGSLLNGPHSYTQASESLKAPEPLSSLKAMAERAALGSGLDGEIPNLHLTDRGRNDIFSGSSAAPGTPAAPQPSVSEVSIPPSLGVCPLGPTPLPKDQLYQQAMQESAWTHMPHPSDSERIRQYLMRNPCPTLPFHHQIPPHHSDSIEFYQRLSTETLFFIFYYLEGTKAQYLSAKALKKQSWRFHTKYMMWFQRHEEPKTITDEFEQGTYIYFDYEKWGQRKKEGFTFEYRYLEDRDLQ, from the exons ATGGCTGACAAGAGAAAACTTCAAG GTGAGATCGACAGATGTTTGAAAAAAGTAGCTGAAGGTGTAGAACAGTTTGAAGACATTTGGCAAAAG CTCCACAATGCAGCCAATGCAAACCAGAAAGAAAAATACGAGGCTGACCTCaagaaagagattaaaaaacTACAG CGACTGAGAGATCAGATAAAAACATGGGTGGCCTCAAACGAGATCAAAGACAAAAGGCAGCTAGTCGAGAACCGCAAACTTATAGAGACG CAAATGGAGCGGTTCAAGGTTGTAGAAcgggaaacaaaaacaaaagcctaCTCTAAAGAAGGCCTGGGGCTCGCCCAGAAAGTGGATCCAGctcagagggaaaaggaggagacgGGACAGTGGCTAACA AACACGATAGACACTCTAAATATGCAGGTGGATCAGTTCGAAAGTGAGGTGGAATCTCTTTCGGTTCAGACGAGAAAAAAGAAAGGCGATAAAGAG AAGCAAGATCGCATTGAAGAGCTGAAGCGTTTGATTGAGAGGCATAGATTCCACATTCGCATGTTGGAGACCATTTTACGAATGCTGGACAATGACTCGATAGCAGTGGACGCTATTCAGAAGATCAAAGATGACGTTGAATACTACATTGATTCCTCCCAAGACCCGGACTTTGAGGAGAACGAGTTCCTGTATGATGACTTAGACCTGGAAGACATCC ctgcagcattagTTGCAACTTCTCCGTCAGGTCAGGGTAATGTGGAAGATGAAATGTATCTCCACTCCAGCAGCACTCCTacttccaccacctcctcttcacccatccctccatccccgGCCACTTGCACTGCT GAGAACTCAGAGGACGATAAGAAAAGGGGACGGTCGACAGACAGTGAAGTTAGTCAG TCACCTGTGAAGAACGGCACACCATCCTTGCtatcctccttctcttcctccaccacctctgggtcctcttcgtcctcctcccTTGTGTCCATGGCGAGTGTAGTCGGAGGCATTTCTGCGGTTCCCACAAGCAGCAGTCTTATAGGGAGCTTCAGCAGTGCGGTgcagcaacatcagcatcaacctgcacaacagcagcagcagcaacaacctCAGCCACCAAACCAAccgcagcagcaacagcagccgcCATCGCAGACAAAACCCTCTATCCCCTCAAACAACACCCCCAGCCCGCCCAGCAACCCTCTCCTCCCAGCCTCAACTGCCCCCTCTCTCCCCACGCCCAGCACACCCATTTCATCAGCTCCCAACTCTCAGTCTCAGCCCACACCTGGGCCCACCCCGGCATCCAGTTTGGGACTCGGGCTGGGGCTGGGATTGAGCAAGGTTGGCATGACGGGGACCAGCAGTGCCAACCAAATGGCTGGTTTAGGCCTGGGTGGGCACCCCACTCCTTTAAACACAATGGCAGGGCTCATTTCAGGCTCCACACCTGCCCCTTACGCTcaggcagcagcatcaggaggCTTGGGTCTGAGCAGCACCACCCAGTCCAGCATTTCAGTGGAGAGCAGCACTTCTATCCCCACCTCTGGCTCCAGTGGAGTCACCACCAACGGGGCGGGGACAGGGCTCGGTTTGCTCGGTTCCAGCCCTGCCCACAGCTCTTTGAGTGGGAGCATTCTGGGTCTGGTTCCTGGGCAAAACGTAGCCCCCGGTGCCTCTCAGGTGCCCCCGAGTTCTGTCAGCACTACCCCCGGAGTAGTTGGAATGATGGGAGGCAATGGAGGAAATGTCGGAGTGGTTGGGGGAGTAGGGGTGAACGCTGCTCCTGCTAGACCACCCAGTGGACTGAAGCAAAACGGAAGCACAA GTTACAGTGCTGTAGTGGCAGAGAGCTCCACAGAATCAGCTCTAAGCACACCGAGCCAGTCACAAAGCAGCCAACCCTCATCTCTCAGTTCTTCAACCAGTCAGCC GATGGACAACGGTCCCAGTTTAATCAGCTCCATCACCCTGCCTCCCAGCTCTCCGTCCCCCTCGTTCTCAGACAGCACACCTGGAGGAGGGAGTCTTCTCAACGGGCCTCACTCCTACACACAGGCCTCTGAGAGCCTCAAG GCTCCTGAGCCTCTCAGTTCTCTGAAGGCGATGGCTGAGAGAGCAGCGCTGGGATCAGGCCTGGACGGAGAGATTCCCAACCTGCACCTAACAGACAGAGGTCGGAACG ATATCTTCTCTGGTTCATCTGCAGCGCCCGGCACACCCGCCGCCCCTCAGCCGTCCGTGTCGGAAGTCAGCATCCCCCCCTCGCTCGGGGTCTGTCCGCTTGGCCCCACCCCTCTCCCCAAAGACCAGCTCTACCAGCAGGCCATGCAGGAGTCCGCGTGGACACACATGCCACACCCCTCCGACTCCGAGAGGATCAG GCAATACCTGATGAGGAATCCGTGTCCCACCTTGCCCTTCCATCATCAGATACCGCCGCACCACTCTGACTCCATAGAGTTCTACCAGAGACTGTCCACAGAAACACTCTTTTTCATCTTCTACTACCTGGAG GGCACCAAGGCTCAGTATCTGTCTGCCAAGGCTCTGAAGAAACAGTCATGGAGGTTTCACACCAAGTACATGATGTGGTTCCAGAGGCACGAGGAGCCCAAGACTATCACTGACGAGTTTGAACAG GGCACTTACATTTACTTCGACTATGAGAAATGGGgccagaggaagaaagaggggtTCACCTTCGAGTACAGGTACCTCGAGGACAGAGACCTGCAGTGA